A segment of the Calonectris borealis chromosome 10, bCalBor7.hap1.2, whole genome shotgun sequence genome:
ACACTGTAATTCTCTTGTTTATTTGCACATTTATGTACTtgagctggctggctggctcAGTGGTAATACTGAAAATTTATTTGCTCTGTTGTGTCAGCACGATGCTGTGAATATCAAACAGGCAAAAAGTCAACTGTCCCTGAGAATGTTGGCTTATATGCATTCATGATAAGTTTTTACTGATGATTCAGCTTTGAACCCTTCAAAAAGGTTCCGAATAAGGTGAGATAGTTGTCTTGAGTGGCATTTGAGGGACCAGACCTTCTGAGTCTGGTTGAAGGTTTTACACAGATATTATACTTGTTCACTTGAAGCCTACAGAAAGTTGAGAGAATGCTACAAAGTTTACAAAGAGTGCTCTGCTGTGTTTTTGCCAGCCTGGCAATGTTTTGGTAAAAGGATTAGTATTAACAAAACTGACTGGTTCTGTTAAAACTAAATCATGTGAAGAATTCTTATACCAAATGTTGAGATTTAAATTGATTGTTagctttaaaaatgagctttAGCATGCAACTTTCACTGCAGTTAAAGGTACTTCTGTAATTAGACTAAAATTCTACCTGCCTTTGTTTTGTCCTGGCTATTATGTGAAGATATCCTTTAGCTTTAATGATTTATGATCAGATCTTGATTTGTACAATTTTAATTCCACTTGTTTGGCAGATACTATTTGGTTAGTAtcattcattttggttttacttcAGTGATTTTAAGAGCTGTTTATATTTGTTCTAGAAATAATTTGTGAAGAAACAGTCCTAGCCAGCAGTTTTTTGCAATCCAGTGGTTCGACTCCTACAGACCATACAGTTCCCCAGAGATGCTTTGAAATACCAGACTCCAGATGTAAAAATCAGGTAATTGccattcttctgtttattttatggtatttttaaaagtatttttgcaaGCTTAGTTCTGATATTAAACTTCTGTTATCATAGTAATCCATAGCAAAGGTTTTTTTGATTCCCAGAGCTATTATAATGGAAAAGGAGGTAGCCCCAAATTTGAGTGAAGGGGTTGGCCCACCTTGTAAATTAAATGCATAATCCAAGTTTACCAGCGTTGCAGAGAATTGTTGTCACTATGTTGTGACTTCGAGACATTTACCTAGTATTAGTATCACATCATTTAATATCCTCTTAGATACGGAGTGTAAGACATCTTCTTATCTTACTAAAATACCAGTTTTTGGAAGGTGATTCTCTTGCTAGTAGAGTGGAAGAACCTTCTCCCTGTCAATAGGTAATGGCCTTAATTTGCCTTCTTCAAATTCCTGCTGTTTCATAACTTCTGTATTGTGATTTCATTTCTTGTATTGGAAACACTCTTCATATGTATGGCCTCAAGGAATGAGACAGCAAGACTTGGGGGAATCTCTTCCTTTGCTACCAGTGTAGTTGGTCTTTGTAAAGTTCCTTTATCTTTTTGCCTCACTTTACACTACTTCAGTAAAAATTTGTAGTGTGCTGAAATGTCTGTGGGTCACAGGTTGGATCTGTTCTCAAGTCACCAGCAGAGTTCATTCTTTTCCTGCCTTAACTGAATGCCCAACCTAAAGTAAACAGATAGTGTTTCAGGATCCTCAAAGGATAGCTGTTCAGTGAGGACTTTGCAGTGAGTTGGCTAGCTTTAAAAAGCGGGAGCCAACATTGCTTTTCATGTATGCTGAAGTCTGACAGCAGCTGTAAGTAGTTGATAGCTTCCTggtgttttcttctccttagGCACCTGCCTCTCTATTGGATTCATGCAAAGAGTATGGAAGTGGTCGTCATATGTGGTGAGCTAGATATATAAGTTCTGGTTTAAATGCTCATTAGCTTTTGGATAATAACAGTGGATGCTGCCCTTTTAAACCCAGCCTTAAAGGCAAAAGAGTCTCTTCATTGTAtgctgcctctggttttttttgaaCCAAAATCAATTTCATGGTGTAAAGTGTTTTTAACCTTTGAACCCTGGAATGCAGTTGGTAGTTTCAAAACCAGCAATAGCTGTATTGTAAAGTGCTTTAACTCATAAGGATATGCTTATCAGGGTTGAGAAATGGAAGATGAGTTAAACATTTTAGTTTTCACTTTCTATAGAATTACTCGCTACCAGCCTTTAAAATCAATGGCTGTGTGCAGTACAAAGTTGTTTTACAAAATTACACTTTCTTAACTATAGCAACAAGAGTAAACCTCAAAGTTGTCAGAAGCAGCACCATGAATTGTAGGTAGCTATGGCTTTTTAAACTCAGGCTTGTGCTTACTGTGACTTGTTATCTCTTTTGAAGTTTGGATCGTTCAGAGGAAGACGACTGTGCGGTGCCTGACCCTTGTAACACCGTCATCTTGCCTTTTAATTGTATGTCTTACACTGCCACAAACCAAGATTTTATCCAGCACCTTTCTGCCTTGATAGTGCAGACTGTGCAGAGATCACCCCCCTCCTTTACAGAGAATAAAGGAAGCCCTCCGGGTGATTCCAGAACCACAGACAAAGAAGATGGATATTTTGAAATGGGACTTCATGAAGGAGATCAGACTTTTGAGTTCAGCATTACTTCAGATACTCGTTCAGATACTGACAACATAGCAGTGGAGAGCGTTGACATAGTCAAAATTCTATGGAGTTTTTCTATTCACATTCATAAAGGACTCAGGCAGTTTGCTTCCTGTTTGGTTTTGACTGATGATATGCTAGCTGTGTTTGAGATTCCTCATCAGGAATTGAGAGGAAATTGCCAGCACATCTCTTCTGCCTTGAAATTAACGCTGTGTTTTCCATATACTGATCTAACAGAATTTGGCTTTCTCCTGCCAGAAATCTGTTTAACACTGAAGCTGAAAAACAGTGACAACTGCTTGATTATTGTTTCAGACTCCCAGAATCTTCAAGACTTTTATTCCTGTTTACACATGTGTTGCTCTCAACACTACACATCAGTGTTACCAAGATCAACATTGTACTGTGGAAAAGCAAACCTCCAAGAGTTTCTCTGTCAGCTTATGGAATTGAATTGCATTTCAGCAGAAGATGTTGAAATAAAAGGTTGTTTCCCAACATACCTTGTTTATGGGAATAAAACCAATGTTCAGAAAATCTTGCATCAATCAGAGTCAGCTGGCAATAACAAAGAATGgtcaaaaaatgttttgtgttctgCACTTTATTCTTCAGTGTATAAATCTTCTGACCAGGGTCCCTGTGTGGTCCATCCGTGTTGGATATTTCTAACACCCCAGCATTTGTACATAGTAAAAGTGGATTTCAGTTTACTGCCGGGTAAATGGGTAGGCACAGAAGACTTGGAAAGTGTATTTAAGCTGAATAGGATTCCATTAGCATCACTTGTGTTGCATCCGACTCATGGTTCCATCCAGCAGAAGGGTTCTTTTTTGGATGGGCATGTGCTGGAGTTGCTCGTTGGATACAGATTTGTTACAGCAGTATTTGTTCTACCTCATGAGAAATTCCACTTCCTAAGAATCTACAGTCTTTTAAGGACACTCCTGCAGGATGTTAagactattattattttcaaagcttCAAACAAATCAGGTGCTGTAAGAAATCATGTTGTGGAGGCAAACAGACATGGTCAGTCCGCAAGGTAACAATTCCCATAAAAGGTCTGTTGCATGCTGCTGAGGATAATGTGGCCTAGCCAATGTGTTTACAGTTGTCATTGTAATTGGTTTTGGCCTGTAGTATTGATGAAGAAGTACTTTTTCATTCTGGTAGTCTGTAGTGAATGTCTATGAATGGTTATTCTGGGCTGTATCTATCtaccttttgtttctgttttgttttatagttgcaacataaaatatattttcttgtgGAAGGAGACTTCCTATTTCATGTGCTTGTAGACTGAGCTCATGGCAGATTGACAGCTATGCTCAAGAGAAATCATTTAAAGTAAACTATTAATAGAACTTGCCCGTTCCCAATTTCTGAATGAAATATAAAGTATTAATTTTTGTAGGGCAAGAGCTGTGTATCCTTGAATTTTGATTTAATGTGTTTTCTGGATCTCTTCTAGCTTTTGCAAGCCTCATCTGACGCTGTCATCTTTATATCCATCTGAATTTCTTATGCAGAAGATAACAGAAGATAACCAGATTCCTGTTCACATTCATGTTTCTGTGTCTCTGCAGTATGTGGCTGGGCTGAAAGGACATGCCCTAGTTGAGTTTTTCCATGGCAGCATTGCAGAGGTATTGTGCCTAGCCTAGGTGTATAAAATGGTACCTTGTGGCCTCTCAgtactagaaaatattttaaaaagaactttccTGACCAAACTCTAAAACAAGAGTTAGGCTCTGCAAAACCTGGAAGCGTTTTGGTCAAAAACCATTTGGGGTTCCCCTCTACAGCGATTGGGATCCTGCCAGGCATACTTTGCCTTCAGGATCCTTGATGCAGAACAGGAGAGTAGGTTAGTGTATGTCTTGAAGAAGTGATTACTCCAAGAACATTCCTCTTTTATTTAAAgtggcaaaaggaaagaaaattactggAGTGGAATTATTTTGTGACAGTATCTAgctaaattaataaataagtGTCCTGAGTCCTTTGTGTAATATGGGTGCATGAATACAACACAACATGTGCATGGCTGTAGGGACTCTAGAAAGATGAGCAGATGAACCTAATTTCTGAATAACAGATTTATAGTCTGTGTGGGGAACATCAAATTTAAAAGTACAACTCTTACCTTTAAATTCATGGTGTGGCTTTTTAAGTGATAAATCATTGTGGTCTGAGTACAATTGTCAATTGAAAAGCTTATTGAGgaatacagacttttttttattcctttaccTCACTTCCAAGTCTTC
Coding sequences within it:
- the NISCH gene encoding nischarin isoform X3, translating into MEAAAGGEDGEEPPREARVLGSELVETYTVYIIQVSVGNHQWTVKHRYSDFHDLHEKLVSEKKIDKNLLPPKKIIGKNSKSLVEKRQKELEVYLQTLLVKFPVTAPKVLSHFLHFHLYEINGITAALAEELFHKGEQLLMAGEVFTIRPLQLYAVTQQLLQGKPTCANGDAKTDLGHILDFTCRLKYLKVTGTGGPFGTSNIQEHLLPFDLSIFKSLHQIEINHCGGKLIKGLTSSKHALATMSVRFSATSMKEILVPEASEFDQWEPEGATSSCPVTAVIPTWRTLTTLDMSHNSISQIDESVKLIPKIEFLDLSHNGVSLVENLQHLYNLVHLDLSYNKLTSLEGVHTKLGNIKTLNLAGNHLERLCGLNKLYSLVNLDLSNNKIEQIDEVKNIGNLPCLEKVVLSSNPLSIIPDYRTKVLAQFGDRASEVCLDNIVTTEKELDTVEVLKAIQKAKEVKYKLSNSDKKISEDSRLTAASSKSNCSSLTVRPSSPSLPRPVSSSQEIICEETVLASSFLQSSGSTPTDHTVPQRCFEIPDSRCKNQAPASLLDSCKEYGSGRHMCLDRSEEDDCAVPDPCNTVILPFNCMSYTATNQDFIQHLSALIVQTVQRSPPSFTENKGSPPGDSRTTDKEDGYFEMGLHEGDQTFEFSITSDTRSDTDNIAVESVDIVKILWSFSIHIHKGLRQFASCLVLTDDMLAVFEIPHQELRGNCQHISSALKLTLCFPYTDLTEFGFLLPEICLTLKLKNSDNCLIIVSDSQNLQDFYSCLHMCCSQHYTSVLPRSTLYCGKANLQEFLCQLMELNCISAEDVEIKGCFPTYLVYGNKTNVQKILHQSESAGNNKEWSKNVLCSALYSSVYKSSDQGPCVVHPCWIFLTPQHLYIVKVDFSLLPGKWVGTEDLESVFKLNRIPLASLVLHPTHGSIQQKGSFLDGHVLELLVGYRFVTAVFVLPHEKFHFLRIYSLLRTLLQDVKTIIIFKASNKSGAVRNHVVEANRHGQSASCNIKYIFLWKETSYFMCL